The following proteins are co-located in the Haloarcula marismortui ATCC 43049 genome:
- a CDS encoding shikimate kinase, with product MEGKAAAPAAGTVLNALATGRGAAFAIDEYTTATVTLSTETDGVTGEVDGAPDADTRLIERCVEYVIDAHGGPQNVGVPAVSGGTVRTESEVPMASGLKSSSAAANATVMATLDALDATERMSREDMARLGVMAARDVGVTVTGAFDDASASMLGGVTVTDNEDDALLAREEIDWDVLVWTPPEQSFSADADVERCRQIAPMARLVEDLALDGDYQRAMTVNGLAFSAALDFETDPVLDALQHVEGVSLSGTGPSFTAVGERAALEAVQDAWDKRPGATWLTTTQTEGTHTV from the coding sequence ATGGAAGGGAAGGCAGCAGCGCCCGCAGCAGGGACGGTCCTCAACGCGCTCGCGACCGGCCGCGGCGCGGCGTTTGCTATCGACGAGTACACGACAGCGACCGTCACGCTCTCGACCGAGACCGACGGCGTCACCGGTGAGGTGGACGGTGCGCCGGACGCCGACACGCGGCTCATCGAACGCTGTGTCGAGTACGTCATCGACGCCCACGGCGGCCCACAGAACGTGGGTGTCCCGGCAGTCTCCGGCGGGACCGTCCGCACCGAGAGCGAGGTCCCGATGGCGTCGGGGCTCAAAAGCTCCAGTGCGGCCGCAAACGCGACTGTCATGGCGACGCTCGACGCGCTTGACGCGACCGAGCGGATGAGCCGCGAGGACATGGCCCGTCTCGGCGTCATGGCCGCCCGCGACGTGGGTGTCACCGTCACCGGGGCCTTCGACGACGCGTCGGCGTCGATGCTCGGCGGCGTCACCGTCACCGACAACGAGGACGACGCGCTCCTTGCCCGCGAGGAAATCGACTGGGATGTGCTCGTCTGGACGCCGCCGGAACAGTCTTTCAGTGCTGACGCGGATGTCGAGCGATGCCGGCAGATCGCACCGATGGCCCGCCTCGTCGAGGACCTCGCACTCGATGGCGACTACCAGCGGGCCATGACCGTCAACGGCCTCGCGTTCTCGGCCGCGCTGGATTTCGAGACGGACCCGGTTCTCGACGCACTCCAGCACGTCGAGGGCGTCTCACTGTCCGGAACGGGGCCGTCGTTTACCGCCGTCGGCGAACGGGCGGCACTCGAAGCTGTACAGGACGCTTGGGACAAGCGACCCGGGGCGACCTGGCTGACGACGACACAAACAGAGGGAACACACACAGTATGA
- a CDS encoding potassium transporter TrkG codes for MSRRNGGLFPTDLQTIARDIGSLLLMEAGLMTITAAVALGFQEFYAAFGFFTAAGMTAGVGGLANRGFSDAPAPQMKHGMVIAAGGWLLVAAFGSLPFLLTAWFTPPAVMDTFVPVGTDTSTWAPIRVGGTTTLSSLAYFRNPLHAFFESMSGWTGSGLTMAIHEPSLPRAVQWWRSFIQYVGGVGVIVLTVSILSRPGSGSYALYQSEAREEKIHPSVVSTVRTVWKLVVGYTVLSFALLFGAILASDSEYAESLPLWEVAWQALNHAMTGLTTGGFSVTDNSIATYNSPLVETVLLPIMILGAIAFPVHYVVLHDRQVRELVTDLQTRWLFILLTVGVVGLSVQNAWSVPATTEAFATQSFLPVSVPMLNAAQLDAVRDSTFQWVSALSCTGFQSAPIGRWLAGGKVLVAGAMVLGGAAGSTVGGIKIIRGYTIVRGIIWQFSRVFLPTNAVITARIGNRTLDRESMEREFSEAAIVTLLWLIILIISSVVLTNVAGPAFGYADALFEVASAQGNVGLSSGITGPSMPAIAEGMFVLNMWVGRLEIIPILVFIRAGLYGLDP; via the coding sequence ATGTCACGACGGAACGGCGGGCTGTTCCCGACAGACCTGCAGACAATCGCCCGCGATATCGGGTCCCTCCTGCTGATGGAGGCCGGGTTGATGACGATTACAGCCGCGGTTGCGCTGGGCTTTCAAGAGTTCTACGCCGCGTTTGGGTTCTTTACCGCGGCCGGGATGACCGCTGGCGTCGGCGGTCTCGCGAACCGCGGGTTCTCCGATGCTCCAGCCCCACAGATGAAACACGGCATGGTCATCGCCGCCGGCGGGTGGCTGCTGGTCGCCGCGTTCGGCTCGTTGCCGTTCCTGTTGACCGCGTGGTTCACGCCTCCTGCTGTCATGGATACGTTCGTTCCGGTCGGAACGGACACGAGTACGTGGGCGCCGATCAGGGTCGGCGGAACGACGACGCTTTCCAGTCTGGCGTACTTCCGGAATCCGCTCCATGCCTTTTTCGAGAGCATGAGCGGATGGACCGGGAGCGGCCTGACGATGGCGATTCACGAGCCCTCGCTCCCCCGCGCAGTCCAGTGGTGGCGGTCGTTCATCCAGTACGTCGGCGGCGTCGGCGTCATCGTCCTGACCGTGTCTATCCTTTCACGACCCGGCAGCGGTAGTTACGCCCTTTACCAGAGCGAGGCCCGAGAGGAAAAGATCCATCCAAGCGTCGTCTCTACCGTCCGAACGGTCTGGAAACTCGTTGTCGGCTACACAGTCCTTTCGTTCGCGCTGCTGTTCGGTGCTATCCTCGCCAGCGACAGCGAGTACGCGGAGTCGCTGCCGCTGTGGGAGGTCGCCTGGCAGGCACTCAACCATGCCATGACTGGGCTCACGACCGGCGGGTTCTCGGTCACTGACAACTCGATTGCAACGTACAACTCGCCGCTTGTCGAGACCGTCCTGTTGCCGATTATGATTCTCGGTGCGATTGCGTTCCCGGTCCACTACGTCGTCTTACACGACAGGCAGGTTCGTGAACTGGTGACGGACCTGCAGACCCGCTGGCTGTTTATCCTGCTCACGGTCGGCGTCGTTGGTCTCTCAGTACAAAACGCGTGGTCCGTTCCTGCGACGACTGAGGCGTTTGCCACCCAGTCGTTCCTGCCGGTTTCCGTGCCGATGCTCAACGCCGCACAGCTCGATGCGGTCCGGGACTCGACGTTCCAGTGGGTCAGCGCCCTCAGCTGTACCGGCTTCCAGTCGGCACCAATCGGTCGCTGGCTCGCCGGCGGCAAGGTACTCGTGGCCGGTGCGATGGTGCTTGGCGGCGCTGCGGGGTCCACTGTCGGAGGCATCAAAATCATCCGGGGCTACACCATCGTTCGCGGCATCATCTGGCAGTTCTCGCGGGTGTTCCTCCCGACAAACGCGGTGATTACGGCCCGTATTGGCAACCGGACGCTCGACCGTGAGTCGATGGAGCGGGAGTTCAGCGAAGCGGCCATCGTCACGCTGCTGTGGCTCATCATTCTCATCATCAGCAGCGTCGTCCTCACCAACGTCGCAGGACCAGCGTTCGGCTACGCCGATGCCCTGTTCGAAGTCGCCAGCGCGCAGGGGAACGTCGGCCTTTCATCGGGCATCACCGGCCCGTCGATGCCCGCGATTGCGGAGGGGATGTTCGTGTTGAATATGTGGGTCGGCCGACTGGAGATTATCCCGATACTCGTGTTCATCCGAGCCGGGCTGTACGGGCTCGACCCGTAG
- a CDS encoding TrkH family potassium uptake protein, whose product MSVRVDWRQSVALTGTVTKYLAVAMLVPLGISFVYGEDTVVFLISIAIAIVVGLALEQVSDSHELGPREALLFVGLSWGAVAVIGAIPYVIAGYGTESALGEPVNALFESMSGFTTTGATATDEISFARHSHALLMWRQLTQWLGGMGIIVLMVAILPEAAVNGAQLIESEAPGPELQKLTPKIAETARLLWLFYLGFTVLYILILLGLHYTGYAPNMDAYNAVAHGFTTLPTGGFSPQAESIAYFSPAVQWAVIPFMLIAGMNFALFYLLLQDEYAAFLQDRELQAYLGANAGVAVILWGLLFTGSAPPLELGGITQGALENSLRQATFQVASLLNSTGYATSNFAEWGNTAQGVLLFAMFIGGSAGSTGGGVKIVRWLVVLKSIRRQLFTTAHPSAVRPVRLGGQVIDEDVINAIYGFTLLYLLTFGIATVFLLLDAGRVGLELTVFEAISASLATIGNIGPGFGFLGPFGTYELFPETSKLLMIFLMWIGRLEIIPVFVLFTGAFWNE is encoded by the coding sequence ATGTCGGTTCGCGTCGACTGGCGACAGAGCGTCGCCCTGACCGGCACTGTAACCAAGTATCTCGCTGTGGCAATGCTGGTCCCGCTGGGAATCAGTTTCGTGTACGGAGAAGATACCGTCGTGTTCCTGATTTCTATCGCAATTGCCATCGTGGTCGGCCTTGCACTGGAGCAAGTCAGCGATAGCCACGAACTCGGGCCACGCGAAGCGCTGCTGTTCGTCGGGCTCTCGTGGGGGGCTGTCGCAGTCATCGGTGCGATTCCCTACGTTATCGCCGGGTACGGGACCGAATCAGCGCTCGGTGAGCCTGTGAACGCACTGTTCGAGTCGATGTCCGGGTTTACAACCACTGGCGCGACTGCTACCGATGAAATATCGTTTGCTCGCCACTCTCACGCGCTGCTGATGTGGCGACAGCTCACCCAGTGGCTCGGCGGGATGGGTATCATCGTCCTGATGGTCGCCATTCTCCCAGAGGCAGCCGTCAACGGGGCACAGTTGATCGAATCGGAGGCACCCGGCCCCGAACTGCAGAAACTGACGCCGAAGATAGCCGAGACTGCCCGACTCCTCTGGCTGTTCTATCTGGGCTTTACCGTTCTGTATATCCTCATTCTGCTTGGCCTCCATTACACAGGCTACGCACCGAATATGGACGCTTACAACGCCGTTGCCCACGGGTTCACAACGCTGCCGACCGGCGGCTTCTCGCCACAGGCTGAGAGCATCGCCTACTTCTCACCGGCCGTCCAGTGGGCCGTCATCCCGTTCATGCTCATTGCCGGGATGAACTTCGCGTTGTTTTACCTCCTGTTGCAGGACGAGTATGCCGCCTTCCTCCAGGACCGTGAACTCCAGGCGTACCTCGGTGCAAACGCCGGCGTGGCCGTCATCCTCTGGGGCCTGCTGTTTACCGGGTCCGCACCGCCGCTCGAACTCGGTGGCATCACGCAGGGTGCGCTGGAGAACTCGCTCAGGCAAGCCACATTCCAGGTCGCCTCGCTGCTGAACTCGACCGGGTACGCGACGAGTAACTTCGCTGAGTGGGGCAACACCGCACAGGGAGTCCTGTTGTTCGCGATGTTCATCGGCGGCTCCGCAGGGTCGACCGGTGGCGGTGTCAAGATCGTTCGCTGGCTCGTCGTCCTCAAGAGCATCCGACGGCAACTGTTCACGACTGCCCATCCCAGTGCCGTCAGACCAGTTCGGCTCGGCGGGCAGGTTATCGATGAGGACGTTATCAACGCGATATACGGATTCACGCTTTTGTACCTGCTCACGTTCGGCATCGCGACGGTGTTTCTCCTCCTTGATGCGGGCCGTGTCGGACTCGAACTAACTGTCTTCGAGGCCATCAGCGCAAGTCTTGCGACTATCGGGAATATCGGCCCCGGGTTCGGGTTTCTGGGGCCGTTCGGGACCTACGAACTCTTCCCGGAAACCAGCAAACTGCTGATGATATTCCTGATGTGGATCGGTCGACTGGAGATAATCCCGGTGTTCGTGCTATTCACGGGTGCGTTCTGGAACGAGTGA
- a CDS encoding potassium channel family protein, which yields MYIVIVGAGDIGSPLLEIATAGGNEVVVIERDAERAERASRQYDCLVINDDATVKDTLEDAGADRADALISTTDQDATNIMVCLLAQELEVPDIVSVVHNPEHMNVFRQIGVNTMQNPQRLIAEYLYRAVKRPSIVDFMRIGDHAEVFEITVTPGAPIAGKTLQEANSEGLIGGQTLIVAIERNGDGDPITPRGDTRIEADDLLTVYSGEGATPEVTDIFGHSEDHN from the coding sequence ATGTATATTGTCATCGTTGGTGCCGGTGATATCGGGTCGCCGTTGCTTGAGATTGCGACAGCAGGGGGCAACGAGGTCGTCGTTATCGAACGCGACGCGGAACGAGCGGAACGCGCGTCGAGACAGTACGACTGTCTCGTTATCAACGACGACGCGACGGTGAAGGATACGCTAGAGGACGCCGGTGCAGACCGTGCCGACGCGCTCATCTCGACAACCGATCAGGACGCGACCAACATCATGGTCTGTCTGCTGGCACAGGAACTCGAAGTGCCGGACATCGTCTCAGTTGTCCACAATCCCGAGCACATGAACGTGTTCCGCCAGATCGGCGTCAACACGATGCAGAACCCACAGCGGCTCATCGCCGAGTATCTCTATCGGGCCGTCAAACGGCCGTCTATCGTTGACTTCATGCGCATTGGCGATCACGCGGAAGTGTTCGAAATAACGGTCACCCCAGGTGCTCCGATTGCTGGCAAGACGCTACAGGAAGCCAACTCGGAGGGCCTCATCGGTGGCCAGACGCTCATCGTAGCTATCGAGCGTAATGGCGATGGTGACCCAATAACGCCCCGCGGCGATACGCGTATCGAGGCGGACGACCTCCTCACGGTCTACTCGGGAGAGGGTGCGACGCCGGAGGTGACCGACATCTTTGGTCACTCCGAGGACCACAACTGA